AGAAGAAGGGACTATACCGGTCGCATCTCGACTGTGACGAAGGGGGGGAAATTGAAAAGATTGAAGGAGTTTTTGCGTTTGAATGGAATCCGGTGATTGAGTAGGTTTTGACCGCACAtggttgattttttgttttttgaccTTTCCAGAGAATTGCATAATCTTTTGCCTTATACACAGAGCTATGCTTGACTGTTGACCGTGAACTGGTCAACGTTCCATTCCGAATGGCGAAAGCCAAAGTTCAAAGGCCGGTCCACAATTGAATTCCtggtttggatttctttctttctctataTCCCATTTGAATTAGACTTTATGTTAGATCGGTCTCCCCGCTCTTATACAAGTTTATCTTTTCAGTCTTGGCAAGATAGACACTCGCGTCGGAATTTAGAGATTCGTAGCTTCCTAACAACATGACCCTATGAAATTGTTGGCGATAAGAACCGAAAAAGATGATCCATGCTCcttcaaaatgcaaatttttagaatttttgttttcttgactAGGTTCTCATATCATTTTCTCATGATGAGTGAACCAGTTTTGAATAGTATCTCACAAGTAAGAGGTAATGCGCTAGTCAAAATTTGTGTAGATTAAAAACGTGAGTCATTCAAGATAATAGTGGGATAATAATTACATTGtagtttcttcttgttttggcAGGAAGGATGGACTATCTTTTTGAGCTATTACAAATTAGTTCAACGTTGAATGGATTAAAGATCCACACCGGACATTTGACTGATGGCTAATATGATTGGGATCACATTCCAGCATCTTTTGCACCTCTAGAAGCCATTGGACAAATGCTAAACCATTTGGTAATAATATCTAGAAGCCTATTTGAGAAATGCTAATATTTTCAAGGTCCTCCAAAATGCCCTTGTCTAAAGGCCATTGCCCACCGGTATTGGGCATTCAACGTTTCGAATTGCTAGAGCTCATCATTAACTAAACTTAGTATTTCTATTTCGCCCTTTCGTATTCCTCTTTAGCCCTGAGCGCTGCACTGTTCATCTCTCTCACCATTCATcatccctccttccctccccccccctctctctctgaaaTAAGGCTGCATGAACAGTCATCAAGGGACGATTGCCGAGTGTTAAGTGTTCAAGGGTCACCAGCCGTGAGGTAGGGCGGGTCTTGAGGGTCACACAATACTCATGCTCACTTTTGAGTCCTAATTGATTGAGACGAGTGTCCCTAGTTAAGCGTGGTCAAGTTTGAGACTAGACATTTGTTGTCCTCGTCAAATGTGACTTGCGAGTTCACACAACTGGGTGTCGACTCTCTCAAGCCGTGTGACCTTAGCTTGGGTTCATCCGATTCCCATGACCAAGGTCACATGATCCTAGGCAAGGGCAATTGATGTTAGATTTGGCAGAAGCCGGCTCATTGCCGTCCGACCATTATCTAAGCATCATTGGttcatatttcttttatttattcatttaaaatatataattaaagtCATTTACATGTGTAActctttccaaaaatatttccaaTCAAAGATAATTCATGCTTTACCAAATATATTTGCATTTCAAGAAAACCCGTCATTTTCCCAAAGATCTTCCTCAAATGCCCagaccaaatgcaatctttgtCCCTTGGATGTTGCTTAAAGTTTAAACTGCCACTTCAAATGTCAATTCCCCTCTCGATCTCCAGAGTCTATTTCGACCCaagacaagaaaaggaaaataaatctCACATGCCTATGATTTGGACCCGTTCTTCTTCActctaagcccaagcccaagaccAAGCCCAAACACGAAAGGCTTAAAACCAATCTGAGATGGGCCCATCACGTGACCACCGCGTGACAGAGGGAGCCGGAAACCCTAGAACCCCAGATCGCACCCCATATAAAATGCCTCCGCAAAACCTCCTCATCCTTTCGAGCGACTGCAGCCGAAGAGAATCGCCTCCTCCGTTCCCTCGAAATCTCGCCGGACCGCCTCCTCATCTGCCGGAAACGATGTCCTTCGGAGAGCTCGCCTGCAGCTACGCCGTCTTGATCCTCCACGATGATGGCATACCTGTCAccgtaactctctctctctctccctttctctctgtGTATGGATCGCTGCTTGTTTGGGTTTTGATTGAACCGTGCGACGGCGGCTTTGGAACAGGCGGAGAAGATCGCCACTCTGGTGAAGGCCGCCAACGTCAGCGTCGAGTCCTACTGGCCCGGCTTGTTCGCCAAGCTCGCCGAGAAGAGGAACGTCGAGGACCTCATCATGAACGTCGGATCCGGCGGTGGGGCCGCCgcggtcgccgtcgccgcgcCCGCTGGCggcgccgcccccgccgccgccgccccggcCGCGGAGGAGAAGAAGGTGAAAAGTTCCCTTCTTTGCTGGTTCCTTGATTCGCAGCAGGCAGCTGTCAATGAATTAGACTGTCTATTCTCGAAGACGTCGATGCTATTCTTATAATTTTTAGCTGCGGTTGGTCTATGTTTTTGTAATGAGTTTAgaattctcagagctgatccaGAATCAAGCGCATTTCCGTAATTAGTGGACCTTATTTAGTGAAATGAGACTGAGCTTGTTGATGATGCTGTGTTCTAAAACAAGTAGAGCTAGCTATAGGTGGGTGTAAAGTATAGTTTTTTATGTCTCATGTAGGAGTATGGTTGTGGTTTTCTGTCTCTTTTCCATACGCATCAAGTGCATAATTAGTTGATTTGTTATCACGTATAATTTACAAGGAACTGGGGTCGAAGATTATGATATCATGTAGGATTAATATTGGAGTGTCGACGTGACATTCTTCATCATTTGTTGTTATGCTGGTGAGTTTGTCTGAATCTCATGCTTTTGCTTTTGTATTCTTGTTCTGTGTTCAGGAGGAACCTAAGGAAGAGAGCGATGACGACATGGGATTCAGCTTGTTTGATTAGGAGCATTTTGGTCTGCTAGAAATTCTATTGGAGTGGTCtattacttttaaattttgtttagtTTTACAAAGTTTGTCAAGCTGTGTACTTTTGACAATTAGTCTCAAACTTAATGTTGGATCATCCTATCGGCAATCGTTTTCTCTACTTTGTATGACTGCTTGATTTACTTAGTCATGAGAATGGGTGAATTTCATGTCAAGACAGTTTTGCTCCTAAGATGCCATAAATCCAGCtgattatatatctaatatgcAGAATTATTCTGCTTTTGTATAATGTGGTTTAGTTCTAAGCAGCATCGACATGTGACATTGGTGAAGTTTTATGTTTGATTCAATCTAGGAATTAATCAACAACCTAGTTATTTCAAATGAATGCTAAGATCAAGGTCGACTCTAGGTATAAATGTCTGTTAATTAGCAAATTCGGATCAAAGTGCTGGCGACCAATAGTTATAGACTGTTCTGAATTCTCTGGTTCTCCAAGCTTCTTCCCTGAAAGATTTGAGTTTTGGCAGATTCTCTGTTCAGTGAATGTTGGTCTTTATTTTGCATAAGCCTCTTCTGTGGTTGAGTTATATTGGCATCGCGAATTCTTGGTTAAGAGTGACTTTCTGTTGTTAATTTCCAGTACGTTGAAAGTTGTAACTCTGCAGGAAATTTTGAAGCCATCCATTTGAATTGATATGGGTTGTTCTGAGAAGCTAACATGAATTTGGatttgaaagagagaaatgtcAGAGTAAATGGCTATTCTTCTTAATTGTGTATTGTGAAACCGTAATGGACGGACATTGATTATGTCATCACAGCATCGTTATCTTTAACTAGACAATAAGTCGAATTATGTGTTTGATTCATTTGGATTTACACAAGAATTCTGTAAGTTGCAATAGAATAAAGTGTGGGATTATTTCTTACACAGGCGATGAACTTAAtaaaaatccctcaaaaattgTAAGACCTTGTCATTGATAGCCTTTGCAAAGTGGCTTTATATTTCTTGTTCGTTAAAATGTGTTAATCTATTATGGCCTGTAAGGATGCTTTGCACTTGTCGGACAATTCGCCTTTCAGTTTGGATTTTGATGATACTGGTGAATTCTATGTGACAATAGAAAGTAAGAACCGGTTCTAGAACCTCCATACTGTGGAATCAGATAAAGCATAGTTAGTGAGGGACATTCCTATTGATGTGCTTCGCGCAATATGAATGGGGGGAAGTCGAAATGGTTTAATCGAGTCTAGAGAGTGAATTTTCTATGAAAGAGCAGGAAGCTAAAGTGAAATGAATTCGAAAATTATTGATGGTAGATGTCGGTTTGCAAGTATTGAGCGTATGTAAAGTTTTGCCCACGTAAATTCTAGATTATACCGTAATAAGCGAAGGCCTTGAACTTGATCAGTTCGAGACTTTTGTGCCTAGGTTTTGTCAGCGGGTAATATGGATACTTTGGCAAATGTGTTCTGAAAAGTCATTTTCTgggaaaatgaagatatttCTCAGTGCTTGGctgaaatctgaaaaaaaaatatttttcggctTATTCCATTGTTTTCCTGTACGCTTAAACACTCCGAATCAAAACTCAGCAAAACTCCAGACCGAAGCCTAGCACTTACGAGCGCAATACACATATCATCACGTATTATGATACCAACGAAAGACTTTTATGTATTTACACGAATTGAACAACGGAGCTCACGTACGCAAGAACCATACATGCACCCTTCATACTGATAATTTCGTACACACGTTTTACTCCACGTCTCCGGCCACCACAGaatcttcatcatcaattgCTAGCTATCATATATACACAACAAAAGCCATTATGAGAGCACAGAATACAAAAGTGGAAGGGGAACCAAAACAGAGAGATCAAAGCAAAATCGAATATCCAAACAACTACTTGGATATTGTCTAGGAAAATCTGTAAGTTACGAGACGTGATATTTATCTCGTACATTTAGAGAACAAACGGCatgaattatcaaattgattcgAGCAATGACGGCACATAATCCAGAGTTCTGGATCAACTGAATCAAACAATTATATTCAGCCTTGCTCAATCGATTGAGCTTGACACTACAAAATGAGGAGCAAGCATGGCAGGGGACCAGGAGAACCTCTGGAGGGGGAGAGGCgcaggaggaggaagagaactCCGTAGGCAAAGAGAGATGAGGACCAAGTAGGCAAGAAGAGGAAGGTGAAGGAGCGGCAAAGTGCATGAGCATGCTAAGTTTTTGTATGAGAGAGAGTGgagagaaaatgatttccttttctaCGAGAAACACAAACTAGCATAAACTGACATCGACATAGCAAAACAAGAAGTGAATGGATAAAACTTAATAGTACTTTCCCATGATGAATTCGAGTGCTTGTATGGAGGTACTTTCTGTGATTTACAACAGTAATGCTGGTATGGAGGAACTATCTGTGATTTACAACAGTAAACTGTATATATCCTAACACTTGGTATCAAGTTTCTAACGTCTAATCTTTAAGCTCGGCTTCAATAAATCCGAATTGCATATTCCCGCTGAGAAAAGGTAAAAGTAGCAGCCAATGGAGTATTAATACCATCAGATCTTAGTGTCTCACCTCTGGCCTCTTCCTTCTCAAGTTCTCAAACTTTTGGGCGCCGCTAAATATAACCGCTTTAGTCAGAAGCCCGTGGTTGAGACTGAATGCAAGGACAAGGATCCCGCCAATGAATAAAAACTTGGGTAGATTACCACCCTTCGGTTTCTCCACTACATCAGCTTTACCGACTTCAGATGTGTCATCAGATTCTTCCAAAGACTTGACAAACTCCGGGCTTATCTTCGTGTTGATCTGAGCCATTTTAACAGGGTGCGAGAGCGGTGCCCCAGAAGCTCTAGCTTTCTGGTAGGCACGCAAGCCAGGTTCGATCTTCTTGACTGCTCCCCACATCCCCTGCCTTATTCCGAGCTTTGCAATCTCGTTCGGGATGCCCATGTCTTCATAATGGAAGAGCAAGACTTCACATGCAGTCAGCTGCCCATCATTCTTTCTTGACTCGACTGGTGAAATTCGAAGGAAAAAGGGCCACCACAGCACAGTTGTATTAACTCCAGATTGCAAATGGTGGGAAAAAtagagaggaagggagagagagagagagagagagagagagagagagagagaaggatgatAGTTAACATTGGAACAGAGAAGAAGATGTACCTGCTCGAATACACCAACTTGAATAATACAAGTCCACACGCCTCGGTTTGTTGCGCCTAGGGATGGAAGGGTAGTCTACTCCCTGAAATTTTGTAAAGTAAAACAGACAGATCACTTAGTACATAATCATAgaaaacaaatcacatcaacaaaagcatttttttttttttgggccagaAAATCAATGAAGGTTGGCTAAAGTAAACATTGGAAATTCTCTTAAGCAGCAAGAATGTCATTCCTGAATATTCGACATACAAACAAAGAATGTCACTTCTCATACCTTTGTCACGCAAAAATATGACCCCTCATATTCCCATATTCGGCGCCCGATGATATATTCACGGTCACTACAGAAAAAGGGGAACTGCAATGCAAACTATTCACATGAGCATTATGCAACTGAAAGTAATCCCTAAAACGAAAATATcagcaaaacagagaagattTCACCTTCCTGATCCAATGAACAACCATGGTTCCCGTGGAGGGACAGTCCTCCACATTAGTTGAACTGGCAAGCATATCATCCCACTTTGACCGAAAGTCATCATCCCAGAAGAAATCCCTCACCATCTCAGGTGTTGCATCCTCAAATACGGTTTGGCTACGATATTGAGGAGGACCAGTCTACATAATCAATAGAAGCAAAGCCAGTCAGTTATTCAATCAATATCTTGATAATAGCATTGAACCGAATAAAATGCACTCAAATTGTAATAAACAGAATTCATGAAATCTTTAGAAATTGAGTGGAAACCATGAAATCCATGCCATACTTTGGGATCTCGCCTCCAGGCTTGGTAGCTCATACTCAACGTGTAACGATCCATCATGTGTATCCAAGAAGGACCTCCATCTTTCATCTCAACAAGATGCCATAACTGCGTCATATCCTCCTCTGACAACAAAGTGGATATTTCTCCGGCCTCTGATGTGCTGCAAGAGTTCCATTAATTTCATGAGGGGTCAATCTATATGCCAGTAGACCTGTCCCTGCCTCATGTGGAGTGGACAATGTCCACTTCTTCATGCACAAAGCTTGTAAACAGGGCGCCCCATTCGCTCGAGGAAAAGAACATTTTCAGCATCATCATGAGTAAAGAATAAGCTCCATCTCATAGTCAATCAGAACATATATTGAATGGCATAATCCCTCCTTTCTGGCTTATAACTCCATCGATATTAACAAACAGAATTTATATTAACTCAATACCAACCCGCGATGCCATTAACAGGCTATAGCAACTGAGAAACAAAGACACGTGAAAAAGATGCAATTCACGGAGCGAAATCACAGTAAAACCAACAGACATCCCGCAGCATACCTGCAATCCTCAAACAAGGCAGGCGATTGAGACAACGGCTCCTTCTTTGTCGCCGCAGCATCTATTCTACGGAAGTCGAAACTCGGCCACTGCACCTTGAATGGATTCAAGCACGGGTCCGACCCGAACCCCTTCAACGGGGACATCACCGACTTCGACGGCAAGAAAGGGAACGAGGAATCAGGCTGCCCCAGCACCGGACAGCTCAACTCGACCCTCCCCAAGCTCGCCCATTTGGGCTTCCACGCCCATCCAACGACGACCCCAACGAGAAAAGCGACCCAAACAGGAACAAGGAACAGCACCACGTCCGCGCACCACCCCAACATCTTTCGACCCTCAAactgttcgacgaaatgcctcAATCACGACCATAACAAAAGGGCGAGGATAAAAACTACgacggaagaagaagaagaagacgacccAATTCCTGGTAACGAAAAGAAGGCAAAACTATGGCATTTCTTTGTACGTGCAACCCCaggaggagaggaaaaaaatgtcTGCTTTATAAGCGGGACTTATCCAGAGGAAGACATTTGGCGAGCGAATAAAAAAGGGAGGCAAAAATCAAAACCCGGAAACGAAAATATCACGGGAGCGTCGTGAAAGCGCAGGAAAAAGGGAGCCCTGCCCGAGATTGCCATTGCCCAGAAAAGgacatgtgagagagagagagagagagagagagagagagagatgtgatgGCGAGAGGAGAGGCGACGACCCAGGAATAGTTCTTGTACGAGAAGACAGTCGACGTCGTGGGTATTGTCGATGCGCTTTTGTGACCAGAGGTTCCGCCGCAGCATCGGTGGACGGGTGGAGGAGACGCTGTGTCTGAATAGCCCACCCAAGATAAGGACTGGTCCAGAATGATCTCCGTAGAAAGGgacgcacagagagagagagagagagagagagagagagagattttctatatatatttataatatatgtCTAAAATATTAATTAGAATAAGGTAGAATTGATAATTTTCGTAATCATCCGTAGAGTTTTTAAGTACTTTGTTGGGAGAAATTGGAATATAAGTTGGCTTTACCAAATAGTTACATTGACGGATTAAATTCGCTCCCTATTGACAATAATGATGAATACTGAATACTAATGACATCGTAAATGTTGATAAATCACGATAAATGCcagtaaaattcaaataagagctcGTCATTTACTTTAGTTGGCATTGATAAGCTTTAGTACAAATTTGATAACTTGTCAACTGCAAATAACTTGCCGATTATTTTGCCAATCATCGACTATTAATGAGCGCAATAAGATTTCACAAATTACCGTTATGTATGGAGTTTTTCCAATCGTGGATAATTTTGTTCTTGATTTCACATAAGGAACGCTTAAATAATCTAGCAAAATAGTACTAAATGTgtattttataatatttgttAAATTAAGCGCTCCGTTCGTTTACGAAAAAATGAGcttataggaaaatattttcggaTTTTCCAAATTCGTTTTCACATAAAATGAACTAGtcgaggaaaatgtttttcattattagaaaaaaaaaacctttaaaaatgaggaaaatgtacATTTTCCATTACTTCTTCCATCTTACTTATTTTCACTAatacattttcgttttattttcatgatttctttttcttttttttcttttataaaaatcaactttttaattttttttttacttttcctttttatcttattcTTTGGCCTTGGCTGGTTGCGccacggtggcggcggcgactaGCCATGAGCCAACTCAAGCCTCGGCctaggccggcgaggctccgcctcACTCGATCCGGCAAAGCCTCGCTTGCCAGAGGTTCGTCGGGCTCTAGCGAGCCATgagctcaccggatctagcggcGAAGCTCGGGGCTCGCCTAGATCAAGAGCTCGAGCTCGCGACTCGCTAGAGCTCAACGAAACTCGGTGAGCTTGGGTGAGATCaccggcctcgagctcgccggatcggtgATCGGGTCTTGGTTAGCCATCGGGCGGTGGCCATCGTCAAGCATGCGgcggtggaggaaggaggaggaaggaggaaggaggaaggaaagaaaaaggaaaaataataaaataataaaaatttggatttttaaaatacaaataattaaaattcattttaaaaatataaaaaataaaactaattgtttggtcaattaaaaatattaaaattcaatttttgataatttttcccaaacaattaaattagctaacgaatggtggaaaatattttccattcaaagTTCGGGTTTAAACATCaggaaaatatagtcattttccaagaaaataacttcctagaaaatgttttccagaaATATGATgtttttgcgaaacaaacggACCCTAAATGTACTAAAATATAGAATTGTTACTTCTAAACATACTAAGTGTAcctaattcttaaaaaaaatccacttgCAAAACTTGGGGACTGCTTAAGGAATACCTGGAAATTTCTAAATTATCCAAAATGGGTAAGTACACTGATAGTTTATGGAATTTTGTTCAATATATAATGTTATTCACTAAAATTTCAATGTTCAATTAAATCCCCAAAACTTATCTAATGTGTGATGTCATCTCCGATTTTTCAATTAGTTCGAATGAGGTGTATCTAGATTGACTTTTACATATTATTTTTGGTTCAGTTTGAACCCAGATACATGCATTTTGAGTTgacttttaacaaaaaaaaaaaaaactggatttTTGACAACATATTAACGTGGACATGTAGATTCGCTTATAAGTTTCTTCATAACTTCTAAATTTCAGATATTATCATTTAATTTTGAcagggaaataaaaaataattttactaaACTTTAAACAAACAAgatctaatttcttttctttttcctacaaGTGAATATCATAATTGGAAGAGGAAGAGCAAGTGGGGGACTAATGCCCTTACAAGCCAAAGAGTCAATTAAACAGGGAACAATCGCTATATAAGATTGATCGGCAAAGTCCCATCTAAGCATTCACAATCACAGAATCATATaaccatcaagaaaaatctagGCAATATCCATTATTGGGTAACGAgatccacgtacttaaattttcttattcattTCACAATCGAGTatctagattttattttttcaattgaatatctcaaaattttcatatttaactcaATGCACttaatccataaaaaaaaaggacgtAAAATCCAGCTCACTCTTCTAGATTAAGGACAAAGGAAGCTAACTTGGTATATCCTTTCTCCCAAGTCTTTTTCAGAGTTTCTTTCGagccaaataattttttacgaCTATCTGGCCGGCGACagtctctttcttctttgctgAAGTCGCATTACATCGACTCCCAGCCTGAACGAGGCATCATTTTCTATGGGCCCATTTAGAAAAAGGATAAGCTTCTATATTTAATCTTTTTGACAATAGCATTGTTATGAGATGCTCTCTCTCCTGACTTGCTTACTCAGCAAAAGTTAGGCATGGTTGCTAACATTACTTGCTcactaataaaaattatacCATCTCTAACAGAGATTCCATATTAAGGTCTTGAGTGGTATGGATCTAAATAGGTTCCTAAAAGACTCGAGTGGAAGAAATAGGCAGGAGATCTGCTTAGGGTGGGAGATCCTACAATATCACCCGCGTATTCCTACTCATCTAGGAAGAAAAGTTCAGATGAAAACTAAAGGGCCTCTTCGGTCGGAAATGTAAACTTGAGTGTTGAGGAGGGAGATAAAGCACTTACTTAAATGATATTGGGCATCCAATGTATTTTTATCGATGTGGCACTATCTGAAGAGGTCATACTTGATCACGGAGATTATGGGATAATTGATTTAGTCATGGAATATCTTTAGAATATTCAGAAGATATAATAGGAATTGTAGTCTTATTTATTCTTTACTGATTTCTTTTTGTACTATAAATATGGGCATGTGCTGTACAAAATATACAAAGTAATAATATTACAATATCCTCCAATAAACTCCATTTCTTGTCACATATATTGGTGTTCCTACTGGTATTTAAGATTAATACTTTTGAATGAAGCCTTATACCgagtcaaatttgaaaaatttgaaaagctcggttaaaaagaaaaggtacttAGTTGTAAAACAGGTAAAAATTGCATAACTCAAGTACTTTGTTTGGTAATTATCGTTTCTTATCCTTTTGAAGAATGGGCTTAAAAGCAACTCTTATAGAAAATAAAGATTGGAAGCGATTGCTGGACTAACTTGAGGTGAGAAGGCATCATGCGACACTAAGTTCCCAAACAAGCCTTAAATTTTGGAAATGTTGTTCAAATTTAGTATCATCCTTTCATCAATTAGCAATATCAAATTTCGTCGGAAGAGGCattgattttttgaaattaatattcgaataaaaaaattatacccTTGCTCACGCAATACTAAcgttacaaaaaagaaaagaaaaaagagcaagaTCATACACCTGACTTTCAACATGTACTATTCACTTTTAACGTGTAATTTTCACTTCGCTCAATCGCAcccatccaattgaagcctCTTCTACAGCAGCATTaagattatattttttttcacccTCAAATTCTCATGAAGTTGAAGGATAAGAAAAACAGCATAAGAGCCTTGACAAGTATGAACAATTCGATTTTCCCTTAAGAGTCATCCAGAGAAATCGTTCTCCCTCACTCCATTTCACTAAAATCTCAATTAAAGGGCTGAGGACTAAAATCCAACTTCATTTGCATCGGATCAGACGGGAGATTGTGTCCCAGTTCGGCAGCTGTCTTGTCAGTGGGAGGACGTGATCGAATATTTTAAAAACAGTTCAGGACTAATAATCCAATTAATCTGAAATTTAGGACGATTTAGCAATAGCCAAAACCCCCCAATCAAAACGTTTAGGGCCGGGATTTGGCAATTATTGCTATCCAGAAATCATGGAGCGGCGGTGGTTACATCGGTCGAGGCGGGTTCTTCTCCACTCTCTCTAAAGCGACGGCCGACGGACCCGCATTCCCGACGGCCGGCGACGCCCGTctccttccgccgccgccgttgccgtcaTCCTAAAATGCTCTGCTCCGTCCCGGCCGACCGGTCCGGGTCGAACTGGCTGGACCGCCTCCGGTCCACCAGGGGCTTCCCCGCCGGCGACGGCCTCGGCCTCGATCACTTCCTCGCCAACCCCCAAAACCCTAGCCCCCCGACTCCGCCGGCCCCCGATCCGTCCACTTCCGAGTCGACTCACTCGGTCCAGAGCCAAATCGGCACCCAGGACCACGCGCACTCGGCGCGGGCTCAGGACCCCTGCGGCGAGAGGGACTGGTACGGCATTATGACGGGCGTCCTGTCGGAGCTCTTCAACATGGGGGACGGCGGCGGGGAGGTCGCGAGGAAGAGCTCCAGGAAGCAGCCGAACCCTAGGTTCTTCCCCAATTCCAGACCCTCCGACGCCAGCGCCGGGGAGAAGATCTCCGATTGCGCCGCGGCGGCcacggcgggggcggcggggggAGAGAATGCGGGGTGGAGGACGCTGTCGGCGGATTTGGAGAGCGATGCGGTGGACAGGACGGCGAGGGGAGCGGATGCGgatggggaggaggaggaggaggaggagaaggagagcgGGGATAATCAGGATTTGGTCGGGTACTCGAGGAGCGAAGTGACCGTGATCGACACGAGCTGCGAGTCGTGGAAGTTCGAGAAGGTGTTGTACCGGAGGAAGAATGTGTGGAAGGTCAGGGACAGGAAGGGGAAGGTGAGGAGCAGcattgggaggaagaagaggaaattaggGGGTGGGAGTGAGGATGGGATTGTGGGTGGGAAGAAGAAACTCAAGGTTTCGGGTTCT
The sequence above is drawn from the Eucalyptus grandis isolate ANBG69807.140 chromosome 11, ASM1654582v1, whole genome shotgun sequence genome and encodes:
- the LOC104424552 gene encoding uncharacterized protein LOC104424552, which translates into the protein MLGWCADVVLFLVPVWVAFLVGVVVGWAWKPKWASLGRVELSCPVLGQPDSSFPFLPSKSVMSPLKGFGSDPCLNPFKVQWPSFDFRRIDAAATKKEPLSQSPALFEDCSTSEAGEISTLLSEEDMTQLWHLVEMKDGGPSWIHMMDRYTLSMSYQAWRRDPKTGPPQYRSQTVFEDATPEMVRDFFWDDDFRSKWDDMLASSTNVEDCPSTGTMVVHWIRKFPFFCSDREYIIGRRIWEYEGSYFCVTKGVDYPSIPRRNKPRRVDLYYSSWCIRAVESRKNDGQLTACEVLLFHYEDMGIPNEIAKLGIRQGMWGAVKKIEPGLRAYQKARASGAPLSHPVKMAQINTKISPEFVKSLEESDDTSEVGKADVVEKPKGGNLPKFLFIGGILVLAFSLNHGLLTKAVIFSGAQKFENLRRKRPELAIDDEDSVVAGDVE
- the LOC104424553 gene encoding uncharacterized protein LOC104424553 encodes the protein MLCSVPADRSGSNWLDRLRSTRGFPAGDGLGLDHFLANPQNPSPPTPPAPDPSTSESTHSVQSQIGTQDHAHSARAQDPCGERDWYGIMTGVLSELFNMGDGGGEVARKSSRKQPNPRFFPNSRPSDASAGEKISDCAAAATAGAAGGENAGWRTLSADLESDAVDRTARGADADGEEEEEEEKESGDNQDLVGYSRSEVTVIDTSCESWKFEKVLYRRKNVWKVRDRKGKVRSSIGRKKRKLGGGSEDGIVGGKKKLKVSGSEVDELGEEQNIENGKVETSKELAHNLDKSSKTRFHLQFCESPRKRRTGGSSVVLIKGIPTVKSKKAKSSKSHIKPSQCKLRLDKTAYLELGSGNACC
- the LOC104424551 gene encoding 60S acidic ribosomal protein P1, with protein sequence MSFGELACSYAVLILHDDGIPVTAEKIATLVKAANVSVESYWPGLFAKLAEKRNVEDLIMNVGSGGGAAAVAVAAPAGGAAPAAAAPAAEEKKEEPKEESDDDMGFSLFD